In Streptomyces rapamycinicus NRRL 5491, the genomic stretch CCTTGTCGCAGATCCACTCCTCGTTGACCTCGGGGTCGTCCGCCGCCATCCGCCGCATGACCTTGCCGCGGCGGTGGTCGGTGCGGGTGGCGCAGCCGCCCGCACAGTGCTCGCACACGCTCGGCGAGGAGACCAGGTCGAAGGGGCGGGAGCGGAATCGGTACGCCGCCGAGGTCAGGGCGCCCACCGGGCAGATCTGGATGGTGTTCCCGGAGAAGTACGACTCGAACGGGTCGCCCTCGCCGGTGCCCACCTGCTGCAGCGCGCCCCGCTCCAGCAGCTCGATCATCGGGTCGCCCGCGATCTGGTTGGAGAAGCGGGTGCAGCGCGCGCACAGCACACAGCGCTCGCGGTCAAGCAGCACCTGGGCCGAGATCGGGACCGGTTTGGCGAACGTCCGCTTCTGGCCCTCGAACCGGCTGTCGGCCTGTCCGGCGCTCATCGCCTGGTTCTGCAGCGGGCATTCACCGCCCTTGTCGCAGACCGGGCAGTCCAGCGGGTGGTTGATCAGCAGCAGCTCCATCACCCCGCGCTGGGCCTTCTCGGCCACCGGCGAGGTGAGCTGCGTCTTGACCACCATCCCGTCGGTGCAGGTGATGGTGCAGGAGGCCATCGGCTTGCGCTGGCCCTCCACCTCGACGATGCACTGGCGGCAGGCGCCGGCCGGGTCGAGGAGCGGATGGTCGCAGAACCGCGGGATCTCGATGCCGAGCAGTTCGGCGGCGCGGATGACCAGCGTCCCCTTGGGGACGGAGATCTCGATCCCGTCGATCGTGACGGAGACCAGATCTTCTCGCGGCACCGCCGCCTCCCCGCCCGACGAGGGTGCGTTGGTGGTCACGGTCATGCGTTCACCCCCAGGTGAGTGGAGCGCGGCTCGTCGGCCCACACAGTGGACTTGGCCGGGTCGAACGGACAGCCTCCGCCGGTGATGTGCTGCTCGTACTCCTCGCGGAAGTACTTCAGCGAGGAGAAGATGGGGCTGGCCGCGCCGTCGCCGAGGGCGCAGAAGGACTTGCCGTTGATGTTGTCGGCGATGTCGGCCAGCTTGTCGAGGTCCTCCATGCGCCCCTTACCGGCTTCGAGGTCGCGCAACAGCTGGACCAGCCAGTACGTGCCCTCGCGGCACGGTGTGCACTTGCCGCAGGACTCATGCGCGTAGAACTCGGTCCAGCGGGTCACGGCCCGCACCACACAGGTGGTCTCGTCGAAGCACTGGAGCGCCTTGGTGCCCAGCATCGATCCGGCCGCGCCCACGCCCTCGTAGTCCAGCGGGACGTCGAGGTGCTCATCGGTGAGCAGCGGGGTGGACGAGCCGCCCGGGGTCCAGAACTTCAGCCGGTGGCCCGGGCGGATCCCACCGCTCATGTCGAGCAGCTGGCGCAGGGTGATCCCGAGCGGGCCCTCGTACTGTCCGGGGTTGGCCACATGGCCGGACAGCGAGTAGAGCGTGAAGCCCGGGGACTTCTCGCTGCCCATCGAACGGAACCATTCCTTGCCCTTGTTGAGGATCGCGGGAACCGAGGCGATGGATTCGACGTTGTTGACAACAGTGGGGCACGCGTACAGACCGGCGACCGCGGGGAAGGGAGGCCGCAGCCGGGGCTGGCCGCGGCGGCCCTCCAGCGAGTCCAGCAGCGCGGTCTCCTCACCACAGATGTACGCACCGGCGCCCGCGTGCACGGTGATGTCGAGACCGGGCAGTCCGTCCACCCCGAGCTTCTGCCGCCGCTGTTCCGCGGTGCCGAGGTAGCCCTCCTCGTACGCCTCGCGCACGGCCTCGTGCAGTCGCCGCAGCACGGGGACGACCTCACCGCGCAGATAGATGAAGGCGTGTTCGGAGCGGATGGCATGACAGGCGATGATCATGCCCTCGATGAGGGAGTGCGGATTGGCGTAGAGAAGGGGGATGTCCTTGCAGGTGCCCGGCTCCGACTCATCGGCGTTGACGACGAGATAGTGCGGCTTGCCGTCGCCCTGCGGAATGAACTGCCACTTCATCCCGGTGGGGAAGCCGGCGCCGCCGCGGCCGCGCAGACCCGCGTCCTTCACCAGCGCGATCACCGCGTCGGGGTCCATCGCGAGGGCCTTGCGCATGCCCTCGTAACCCTCGTGGCGCAGATAGGTGCGCAGGGACCAGGAGTTCGGCTGGTCCCAGAACGCGGAGAGCACGGGTGCCAGCAGCTTCTCGGGGCTGTGCCCATTGATCTCGGTTGTCACGGTCATCACTCCCCCTCCTCGGCGACCGGACCGGCCGGGTGGTGCGGATCCGAGGCGGAGGTCCGCTGCGGCGCGTCATGCGAGCTGGGATGCGTCGGCGGCGCCTCGTCCTGCGGGGCGTCCGCGGACCTCGGCGAGACGACCCGGCCGGGGGCGACCTCCCCCTTGGCCAGCCGCAACCCGACCAGCGAGGCGGGCCCAGCTGAGCCACCGGCCTCGACGGCGCCCGGGCGGGCGTCGGGGAAGCCGGCCAGGATGCGGGCGGTCTCCTTGTAGGTGCACAGCGGCGCGCCCCGGGTCGGCTCGACGGTCCGGCCCGCCCGCAACTCGTCGACCAGCGCCTTGGCGGATTCGACGGTCTGGTTGTCGAAGAACTCCCAGTTGACCATCACCACGGGTGCGTAGTCGCAGGCCGCGTTGCACTCGATGTGCTCCAGGGTGACCTTGCCGTCCTCGGTGGTCTCCCCGTTGCCCACCCCCAGATGGCTCTGCAGCTCCTCGAAGATCGCGTCGCCGCCCATCACCGCGCACAGGGTGTTGGTGCACACCCCCACCTGATAGTCGCCGGAGGGCTTGCGCCGGTACATCGTGTAGAAGGTGGCGACCGCGGTGACCTCGGCGGTGGTGAGGCCCAGCACCTCGGCGCAGAACCGCATGCCGGTGCGGGTGACATGGCCCTCCTCGGACTGCACCAGGTGCAGCAGCGGCAGCAGCGCGCTGCGGCTGTCCGGGTAGCGTGCGATCACCTCCCGGGCGTCCTCCTCGAGCCGGGTGCGCACCTCGGCCGGGTAGTCGGGGGCCGGCAGCTCCGGCATCCCCAGCTGGACATCAGTCACCGGTCCACTCCTCCCATCACGGGGTCGATGGACGCGACGGCGACGATCACATCGGCGACCTGGCCGCCCTCGCACATCGCCGCCACGGCCTGCAGATTGGTGAACGACGGGTCGCGGAAGTGGACGCGATACGGGCGGGTGCCGCCATCGCTGACCACATGGGCGCCAAGCTCGCCCTTGGGCGACTCGATCGCCGCGTACGCCTGTCCTGGCGGGACCCGGAATCCCTCGGTCACCAGCTTGAAGTGGTGGATCAGGGCCTCCATGGAGGTGCCCATGATGTTCTTGATGTGGTCCAGGGAGTTGCCGAGGCCGTCCGGGCCGAGCGCGAGCTGCGCGGGCCAGGCGATCTTCTTGTCCGCGACCATCACTGGGCCCGGCTCCAGCCGCTCCAGGCACTGCTCGACGATCCGCAGCGACTGGCGCATCTCCTCCAGCCGGATCAGGAACCGGCCGTAGGCGTCGCAGGTCTCGGCGGTCGGCACCTCGAAGTCATAGGTGTCATAGCCGCAGTACGGATCGGTCTTGCGCAGATCGTGCGGCAGCCCGGTGGCCCGCAGTATCGGGCCGGTGATGCCGAGCGCCATGCAGCCGGCGAGGTCGAGGTAGCCCACGTCCTGCAGCCGGGCCTTGAAGATCGGGTTCCCGGTGGCGAGCTTGTCGTACTCGGGCAGGTTCTTCCGCATCGTCTTCAGAAGGGCCCGGATCTGGTCGACCGCACCGGGCGGCAGGTCCTGGGCGAGCCCGCCGGGCCGGATGTACGCGTGGTTCATCCGCAGACCGGTGATCAGCTCGAAGATGTCCAGGATCAGCTCGCGGTCCCGGAAGCCGTAGATCATGATCGTGGTCGCGCCGAGCTCCATACCGCCGGTGGCGATGGCCACCAGATGCGAGGAGAGCCGGTTGAGCTCCATCAGCAGCACCCGGATCACCGAGGCGCGGTCCGGGACCTGGTCCTCGATGCCGAGCAGCTTCTCGACGCCCAGGCAGTACGCCGCCTCGTTGTAGAAGGGCGTCAGATAGTCCATACGCGTCACGAAGGTGGTGCCCTGCGTCCAGTTCCGGAATTCGAGGTTCTTCTCGATTCCGGTGTGCAGATAACCGATTCCGCAGCGGGCCTCGGTGACCGTCTCACCGTCGATCTCCAGGATCAGCCGGAGCACCCCGTGGGTGGAGGGGTGCTGCGGACCCATGTTGACGATGATCCGCTCGTCGTCGGCCTTCGCCGCGGCGGCCACGACCTCGTCCCAGTCGCCGCCGGTGACGGTGTAGACGGTGCCTTCTGTGGTCTCGCGCGCGGAGGCGGAAGGCGTTGCATGGGGGGCAGTCATCAGCTGTACGACCTCCGCTGGTCCGGAGCCGGGATCTGGGCGCCCTTGTACTCGACGGGGATGCCGCCGAGCGGGTAGTCCTTGCGTTGCGGGAAGCCCTGCCAGTCGTCGGGCATCATGATCCGCGTCAGCGCGGGATGGCCGTCGAAGATCAGGCCGAAGAAGTCGTAGGTCTCGCGCTCATGCCAGTCGTTGGTCGGATAGACATCGACGATCGACGGGATGTGCGGGTCGTCGTCCGGAGCGCTCACCTCCAGCCGGAGCACCCGGCCATGGGTGATCGACCGCAGGTGGTAGACGGCGTGCAGCTCACGGCCCTTGTCGCCGGGGAAGTGCACTCCGCTGACGCCGGTGCACAGCTCGAAGCGGAGCGCCGGGTCGTCGCGCAGGGTCCGGGCGACCCGCGGCAGGTGCTCCCGGGCGATGTGGAAGGTCAGCTCCCCGCGGTCCACGACGGTCTTCTCGATCGCGTTTTCCGGGAGCAGCGACTGCTCCTCGAGCGCACCCTCGAGTTCGTCGGCGACCTCGTCGAACCAGCCCCCGTACGGCCGGGTGGCCTCGCCGGGCAGCCGTACGGGGCGCACCAGCCCGCCGTAGCCGGTGGTGTCGCCGCCGTTGTTGGCGCCGAACATCCCGCGCTGGACGCGGATGGGCTCACCCTGGTCGCCGCGGCGGCCGGGGAGGTTCTCGGCGTTGAGGTCCTTGTCCGGGTTGACCCCGTTGGACCCATTGGCCTCGGTCAACGCAGAAGCCCCTTCATCTCGATCATCGGCAGCGCCTTCAGCGCCGCTTCCTCCGCCTCACGGGCCGCACGCTCGCGATTGACGCCGAGCTTCTCCTCGCGGATCTTCTCGTGCAGCTTGAGGATCGAGTCCATGAGCATCTCGGGCCGTGGCGGACAGCCGGGCAGATAGATGTCGACCGGGACGATGTGATCGACGCCCTGCACGATCGCGTAGTTGTTGAACATCCCCCCGGAGGAGGCGCAGACGCCCATGGAGATGACCCACTTCGGGTTCGGCATCTGGTCGTAGACCTGCCGCAGCACCGGGGCCATCTTCTGGCTGACGCGCCCGGCGACGATCATCAGGTCGGCCTGGCGGGGCGAGCCGCGGAAGACCTCCATGCCGAAGCGCGCGAGGTCGTAGCGCCCCGCGCCGGTGGTCATCATTTCGATGGCGCAACAGGCCAGGCCGAAGGTGGCCGGGAAGACGGAGGACTTACGGGCCAGCCCGGCGGCCTGTTCCACGGTGGTGAGCAGGAACCCACTCGGGAGCTTCTCTTCGATACCCATGCGATGTTTCCCCTATCTCCTCTAGAGCCCCTTTAGTCCCACTCCAGGCCGCCGCGCCGCCACACGTAGGCGTAGGCGACGAAGACCGTGAGCACGAAGAGGAGCATCTCCACGAGCCCGAACAGGCCGAGGGCGTCGAAGGTGACGGCCCAGGGGTAGAGGAAGACGATCTCGATGTCGAAGACGATGAAGAGCATCGCCGTCAGGTAGTACTTGATGGGGAAGCGCCCACCGCCGGCCGGATGCGGAGTCGGCTCGATGCCGCACTCATAGGCTTCGAGCTTGGCCCGGTTGTAGCGCTTGGGGCCGATGATCGCGGCCATGAAAACCGAGAAGATCGCAAAACCTGCCCCGAGGGCTCCCAGTACGAGGATGGGCGCGTATGCGTTCACCGTCCTCGCTCCCTTCAGTCGACGATGACTGCTTGGCGGACCGCACGGACATGCCGCCGCCCCACGAAGATCGCGCACATGTGAGGCAGTTCACAAGCCCGTTTCGCCTGCATCCTATGCCCGTCGGTCTGTGATCTGCGACACGGGGTACGACAACGTCTTTGTGATCTCCACCACCTGACGAAGGATCATGAAGTCGGATGAGCGGTGATCTTGTACATGAAGCATCCGAACGGCCACGATAAGTGACATTCGGAGACGTCATCACAGGTGAGCGCGTTGCGCCCCTACCAAGACATGGTACATACATGCAAATTTGCTCTGGATGACGTCACCTGATATGCGCCTTCCATCCTCATGAGTGACCTTCGTCCCGGGACGATCGATCACGGGTTCGCGCACGTTCGCGATCAACGCTCCGCGCACGCGTTCACGAGCGGGTCGGGGCGAGTGAGGTATCCCACGCCCGAACGGGTTGTGGATCTAGATTTCATGGGAATCCTTTGTACGCGGGCCAGATCGGTGGTAGATCCCGCGCTGCCCCGGTTTAGCCGTCAAATGCCGTGCGTAGACACATGATCGCGAAATGCGGGCAAGCCAGCCGAGTGGGCCGTAGAGATCATTTGGCCCGGTTTTTGGGCGTGTGCACGTCAAATGTGGCGCACCCCACTTTTGTTGATCTGGGCCTTAGGGCCCTGGTAGCCAGTGACCTATGTCCCCAGTCGCACACATACCCAGCCACCGGAAGCCCCGCCGTGCCGCGTCGACGCGCGCGCTCCGCGCAGGGGTGACCGGTGGCTTCCTCACCCTCGCGGTGGCCGGTGCCGCCGTGCCCGCCTCCGCCACGGAGAACAACGCCGCTCCCGCCGAGTCCACCCTGGAGATGCCGACCGTCAGCGCCACGCTGGCGAGCACGGCCGCCCAGACCGCGGACGCCACCCAGCAGGCGGCCTCCGACTACGAGCTCCAGGCCCAGAAGGACCAGGCAGCCGCCCACGCGAAGATCGCCGCCAAGAAGGCCAAGGCGGAGGCCGACCGCAAGGCGAAGGAAGCCCGGGAGGCGGCTCGTAAGGCGGCCGCCGAGCGGGCGGCCGAGGCCAAGGCCCAGGCGGCGAAGGCGTCGCGCTCCGCCGAGCGCACCACGCTCTCCACCACCAGCGTCAGCAACGCCTCCGGCAATGCCGCGGCCCTGATCAGCTTCCTCAAGGCACAGCTGGGCAAGGCGTACGTGCTCGGCTCCAGCGGTCCGTCCTCCTACGACTGCTCCGGGCTGACCCAGGCCGCCTTCAAGCAGGTCGGCGTGAGCCTGCCGCGGGTCTCGCAGGACCAGTCCACCGCCGGCACCCCGGTCTCGCTGGACTCCCTGCAGCCGGGCGACCTGCTCTACTGGGGCAGCGCGGGCAGCGCGTACCACGTCGGCGTCTACGTCGGCGGCGGCAAGTTCATCGGCGCCCAGAACTCGAGCACCGGGATCGTCGAGCGCCCGCTGGACTACGACATGCCCACCGGGGCCGTGCGCGTCCTGTAGGACGCCCGCCGGTCAGCTGGATCCTGAGGCCGCCGTTCCCGCCGTGGACGGCGGCCTCACGTCCTTCCCTCCCTACTGCGCGTAGACCTTCCCTACTGTGCGTAGACCTTCTCCAGGAACTCTCCGAGGAGGTCGTCGCTGAGGTGATGGGCAAGATCCGCCTCGGAGATCATTCCGACCAGCCGCTTGTTCTGGTCGATCACCGGAAGCCTGCGGATCTTGTGCTCCTCCATCTCCCGCAGGACGTCCCTGACATCGGCGTCCGCGGGAATCCAGCGCGGGGTGCCCTTGGTGAGCGCCCCGACGGGCGTCCCCGAGGGGTCGGCGCTCTCCGCGATGCAGCCGACGACGATGTCGCGGTCGGTCACGATGCCGCACAGCCGCTCGTTGGCGTCGCTGACCGGCAGGGCCCCCACGCCCAGCTCCCGCATCAGCTGGGCGGCACGCAGCACCGTCTCGTTCTCCGGTACCCACTGCGCGCCCGGGTGCATGATGTCCGCTGCCTTCGTCATGGTGTACCTCCTGCCAGGCCCACCGGCGGTGGATCCGGCCCTGTGGGCCCCATCGGTCCGGCGTCGCCGCGGCTGGCGCACACGGCGCCCCCTGCCTTCATTGTCACCACCGCCGCGCGGCGACGTCATGTCGAGCCCCGGCGGCGGCTGTCGGTACCCGGTGCCAGACTGAGTAACGAGGCAGTCCCGGACAGAACGAGACACATCCCGGCAGAACACTCCCGCAGAACTCTCCTGCGCCTTCGCGCCCGACCGTCGAAGGAGCACCCCATGCTCACCACCGATTACGTCCCCGGCGCCCCCAACTGGCTCGATCTGGGCGCCCCCGAAACCGAAGCGGCCGTGGCCTTCTACGGCTCCCTGCTGGACTGGCGCTTCGAGTCGGCAGGCCCCGAAGCGGGCGGGTACGGCTTCTTCACCCTGGACCGGAAGACCGTCGCGGCCGTCGGGCCGCTCACCGAGGAGGGCGCGCGCCCCGCCTGGACGCCGTACTTCCACACCCCCGACGCCGAGGCGACCGCCAAGACCGTCGAGCAGGCGGGCGGCACGGTGCGGCTCGCTCCGTTCGACGTCTTCGAGGAAGGACGGATGGCCCAGTTCACCGACCCCGGCGGCGCCCGCTTCGCCGTCTGGCAGCCCGGCAGGACGGCGGGGCTGGACGCGGTCACCGACCCCGGCACCCTGTGCTGGACCGAGCTGCACTCCCCCGACCCCGCCAAGGATCTCGCCTTCTACCGCAAGATCTTCGGCTGGGACACCGAGGAGATGTCCTTCCCCGGCGGGTCGTACACGGTGCTGATGACGTCCGGCGCCGGCCGGGAGGGCTCCTTCGGCGGCGTCGCCCAGCTCCAGGAGGGGCATTCGACACCGCCGCAGTGGCTGCCGTACTTCGAGGTCACGGACTGCGACGCGGTGGTGGCCAGGGGGCAGGACCTTGGCGGCTCGGTGCTGATGCCCGCCATGTCGGCCGAGGGGATCGGCCGGATGGCCTGGCTGACGGATGCGGGCCGGGCGCCGTTCGGCGTCATAGCGAGCGGCGGCCCCGGCGCGTAGCGCTCCGCTGGGAGTGCCGCAATACGTCTGGAAGTGCCGCGATGCGTTGTCGGTCGGCTGCGGCGCCGTTGTGGCTGGGCGCGCAGTTCCCCGCGGCCCGTCGGGGCGCCGCCGTGGCTGGTCGCGCCCCGCGGCGGAGCCGCATATCGATACAGCCCCGCGCCCCTTCGGGCGCTGGTGTCAGGCGCGTGGGGTCACCTTGGTGAGGCCGTTGATGATGCGGTCCATGGCGTCGCCGCCCGTCGGGTCGGTCAGGTTCGCCAGCAGCTTGAGCGTGAACCGCATCAGCATCGGATGCGTCAGCCCGCGCTGCGCCGCCAGCTTCATGACCTTCGGGTTGCCGATCAGCTTCACGAACGCCCGGCCCAGCGTGTAGTAGCCGCCGTAGGTGTCCTTGAGGACCTTCGGGTAGCGCTGGAGGGCCAGTTCGCGCTGGGAGGCGGTGGCGCGGGCATGGGCCTGGACGATCACGTCCGCGGCGATCTGCCCGGATTCCATCGCATAGGCGATGCCCTCCCCGTTGAACGGGTTGACCATGCCGCCCGCGTCCCCGACGAGCAGCAGCCCGCGGGTGTAGTGCGGCTGGCGGTTGAAGGCCATGGGGAGCGCGGCGCCGCGGATCGGGCCGGTCATGTTCTCCGGGGTGTAGCCCCAGTCCTCCGGCATCGAGGCGCACCACGCCTTGAGGACCTCGCGCCAGTCGAGCTCCTTGAAGGAGGACGAGGTGTTGAGGACGCCCAGGCCCACATTGCTCGTGCCGTCGCCCATGCCGAAGATCCAGCCGTAGCCGGGCAGCAGCCGGTCCTCCGCGCCGCGCCGGTCCCACAACTCCAGCCAGGACTCCAGGTAGTCGTCGTCATGGCGGGGCGAGGTGAAGTACGTCCGCACGGCCACGCCCATCGGGCGGTCCTCGCGGCGGTGCAGCCCCATGGCGAGCGAGAGCCGGGTGGAGTTGCCGTCGGCGGCGACCACCAGGGGCGCGTGGAAGGTGACGGGCGTCTTCTCCTCGCCCAGCTTGGCCTCGACGCCGGTGATCCGGCCGGTGCGCCCGTCGATGATCGGGGCGCCGACAGTGCAGCGCTCGTACAGCCGGGCCCCGGCCTTACTAGCCTGCCGGGCCAGCTGCTCGTCGAAGTCGTCGCGCTTACGGACCAGGCCGTAGTCGGGGTACGCGGCCA encodes the following:
- the nuoF gene encoding NADH-quinone oxidoreductase subunit NuoF, whose translation is MTVTTEINGHSPEKLLAPVLSAFWDQPNSWSLRTYLRHEGYEGMRKALAMDPDAVIALVKDAGLRGRGGAGFPTGMKWQFIPQGDGKPHYLVVNADESEPGTCKDIPLLYANPHSLIEGMIIACHAIRSEHAFIYLRGEVVPVLRRLHEAVREAYEEGYLGTAEQRRQKLGVDGLPGLDITVHAGAGAYICGEETALLDSLEGRRGQPRLRPPFPAVAGLYACPTVVNNVESIASVPAILNKGKEWFRSMGSEKSPGFTLYSLSGHVANPGQYEGPLGITLRQLLDMSGGIRPGHRLKFWTPGGSSTPLLTDEHLDVPLDYEGVGAAGSMLGTKALQCFDETTCVVRAVTRWTEFYAHESCGKCTPCREGTYWLVQLLRDLEAGKGRMEDLDKLADIADNINGKSFCALGDGAASPIFSSLKYFREEYEQHITGGGCPFDPAKSTVWADEPRSTHLGVNA
- the nuoE gene encoding NADH-quinone oxidoreductase subunit NuoE gives rise to the protein MPELPAPDYPAEVRTRLEEDAREVIARYPDSRSALLPLLHLVQSEEGHVTRTGMRFCAEVLGLTTAEVTAVATFYTMYRRKPSGDYQVGVCTNTLCAVMGGDAIFEELQSHLGVGNGETTEDGKVTLEHIECNAACDYAPVVMVNWEFFDNQTVESAKALVDELRAGRTVEPTRGAPLCTYKETARILAGFPDARPGAVEAGGSAGPASLVGLRLAKGEVAPGRVVSPRSADAPQDEAPPTHPSSHDAPQRTSASDPHHPAGPVAEEGE
- a CDS encoding NADH-quinone oxidoreductase subunit D; this translates as MTAPHATPSASARETTEGTVYTVTGGDWDEVVAAAAKADDERIIVNMGPQHPSTHGVLRLILEIDGETVTEARCGIGYLHTGIEKNLEFRNWTQGTTFVTRMDYLTPFYNEAAYCLGVEKLLGIEDQVPDRASVIRVLLMELNRLSSHLVAIATGGMELGATTIMIYGFRDRELILDIFELITGLRMNHAYIRPGGLAQDLPPGAVDQIRALLKTMRKNLPEYDKLATGNPIFKARLQDVGYLDLAGCMALGITGPILRATGLPHDLRKTDPYCGYDTYDFEVPTAETCDAYGRFLIRLEEMRQSLRIVEQCLERLEPGPVMVADKKIAWPAQLALGPDGLGNSLDHIKNIMGTSMEALIHHFKLVTEGFRVPPGQAYAAIESPKGELGAHVVSDGGTRPYRVHFRDPSFTNLQAVAAMCEGGQVADVIVAVASIDPVMGGVDR
- a CDS encoding NADH-quinone oxidoreductase subunit C, producing MTEANGSNGVNPDKDLNAENLPGRRGDQGEPIRVQRGMFGANNGGDTTGYGGLVRPVRLPGEATRPYGGWFDEVADELEGALEEQSLLPENAIEKTVVDRGELTFHIAREHLPRVARTLRDDPALRFELCTGVSGVHFPGDKGRELHAVYHLRSITHGRVLRLEVSAPDDDPHIPSIVDVYPTNDWHERETYDFFGLIFDGHPALTRIMMPDDWQGFPQRKDYPLGGIPVEYKGAQIPAPDQRRSYS
- a CDS encoding NuoB/complex I 20 kDa subunit family protein, translated to MGIEEKLPSGFLLTTVEQAAGLARKSSVFPATFGLACCAIEMMTTGAGRYDLARFGMEVFRGSPRQADLMIVAGRVSQKMAPVLRQVYDQMPNPKWVISMGVCASSGGMFNNYAIVQGVDHIVPVDIYLPGCPPRPEMLMDSILKLHEKIREEKLGVNRERAAREAEEAALKALPMIEMKGLLR
- a CDS encoding NADH-quinone oxidoreductase subunit A; this encodes MNAYAPILVLGALGAGFAIFSVFMAAIIGPKRYNRAKLEAYECGIEPTPHPAGGGRFPIKYYLTAMLFIVFDIEIVFLYPWAVTFDALGLFGLVEMLLFVLTVFVAYAYVWRRGGLEWD
- a CDS encoding C40 family peptidase, yielding MSPVAHIPSHRKPRRAASTRALRAGVTGGFLTLAVAGAAVPASATENNAAPAESTLEMPTVSATLASTAAQTADATQQAASDYELQAQKDQAAAHAKIAAKKAKAEADRKAKEAREAARKAAAERAAEAKAQAAKASRSAERTTLSTTSVSNASGNAAALISFLKAQLGKAYVLGSSGPSSYDCSGLTQAAFKQVGVSLPRVSQDQSTAGTPVSLDSLQPGDLLYWGSAGSAYHVGVYVGGGKFIGAQNSSTGIVERPLDYDMPTGAVRVL
- a CDS encoding CBS domain-containing protein, translated to MTKAADIMHPGAQWVPENETVLRAAQLMRELGVGALPVSDANERLCGIVTDRDIVVGCIAESADPSGTPVGALTKGTPRWIPADADVRDVLREMEEHKIRRLPVIDQNKRLVGMISEADLAHHLSDDLLGEFLEKVYAQ
- a CDS encoding VOC family protein; its protein translation is MLTTDYVPGAPNWLDLGAPETEAAVAFYGSLLDWRFESAGPEAGGYGFFTLDRKTVAAVGPLTEEGARPAWTPYFHTPDAEATAKTVEQAGGTVRLAPFDVFEEGRMAQFTDPGGARFAVWQPGRTAGLDAVTDPGTLCWTELHSPDPAKDLAFYRKIFGWDTEEMSFPGGSYTVLMTSGAGREGSFGGVAQLQEGHSTPPQWLPYFEVTDCDAVVARGQDLGGSVLMPAMSAEGIGRMAWLTDAGRAPFGVIASGGPGA
- a CDS encoding geranylgeranyl reductase family protein, with amino-acid sequence MSETAPTESASSGISERSADVIVVGAGPAGSTTAYYLAKAGLDVLLLEKTAFPREKVCGDGLTPRATKQLVSMGIDISEEAGWLRNRGLRIIAGGVRLQLDWPELAAYPDYGLVRKRDDFDEQLARQASKAGARLYERCTVGAPIIDGRTGRITGVEAKLGEEKTPVTFHAPLVVAADGNSTRLSLAMGLHRREDRPMGVAVRTYFTSPRHDDDYLESWLELWDRRGAEDRLLPGYGWIFGMGDGTSNVGLGVLNTSSSFKELDWREVLKAWCASMPEDWGYTPENMTGPIRGAALPMAFNRQPHYTRGLLLVGDAGGMVNPFNGEGIAYAMESGQIAADVIVQAHARATASQRELALQRYPKVLKDTYGGYYTLGRAFVKLIGNPKVMKLAAQRGLTHPMLMRFTLKLLANLTDPTGGDAMDRIINGLTKVTPRA